The Bacteroidota bacterium DNA window CTGGCCCGAGACGATGGCCGTCGAGGGTACCGGCGAGGGGATCGACAAAGTCACGCTCCCCCGGCCCGGCCACGCCGACCTCGTGGGCGTGCAGAAGTACGGCTTCGACGACATCCGCCCGGTGATCGACCGGTCGAGCGCGCGCGAGACCGCGATGCGCGTCGCGTGCTGCTCCGTCGCCCGGCAGCTCCTCCGCGAGCTAGGGATCGAGGTCGGCAGCCACGTCGTCCGCATCGGCGAGGTCGGGTACGCGTCGCCCGAGGCGTGGCGCGAGCAGGTCGCGTCGCTGACCGCCGAGGGCGGGGCGCGGGCGCTCTACGAAGCCGCCGACGAGAGCGAGGTGCGGATGCTCGACCCCGGGCTCTCGGCGCGGTGCGTCGAGCACATCAAGGCTACCAAGAAAGCGGGCGACTCGCTCGGCGGGGTCTACGAGGTCGTCGCCACCGGCGTCCCGGCGGGGCTCGGGTCGTACGTCCACTGGGACCGCCGGCTCGACGGCCTTCTCGGCCAGGCGATCCTCTCGATCCAGGCCCAGAAAGCCGTCGAGATCGGCGACGGCGCGGCGGGCGGCACGCGCCCCGGCTCCGCCTTCCACGACCCGATCACGCGCGAGGACGGGCAGTACCGCCG harbors:
- the aroC gene encoding chorismate synthase, which produces MIRYLTAGESHGEALLGIVEGVPAGVPLAAADIDRHLARRWLGFGRGGRAKIEQDRVHVYSGVRFGKTIGSPVGLRLDNAAYQKDRAGWPETMAVEGTGEGIDKVTLPRPGHADLVGVQKYGFDDIRPVIDRSSARETAMRVACCSVARQLLRELGIEVGSHVVRIGEVGYASPEAWREQVASLTAEGGARALYEAADESEVRMLDPGLSARCVEHIKATKKAGDSLGGVYEVVATGVPAGLGSYVHWDRRLDGLLGQAILSIQAQKAVEIGDGAAGGTRPGSAFHDPITREDGQYRRASNHAGGVEGGMTNGMPVVVRGTMKPIPTLIRPLGSVDIATGEAQPTRYERSDVTSVPAASTVAEATVALVLANAVIDKFGGDSLDELRERFPG